In the genome of Acanthopagrus latus isolate v.2019 chromosome 4, fAcaLat1.1, whole genome shotgun sequence, the window tgaacaacagcggtggtagaggttgtaacagggcctgtggtgacctctttaggtggttttgttgtttcaactgttagagttgttgctgctgaagcagttgtttctacaggtttgctgtggttcccttagttgttgtcgatggcacctgagtagttgtggtcacaacagatggtttagatgttacagcagttgtttctgggcttgctgttgtggcctctggtgctgaggttgtagtttgaacaacagcggtggtagaggttgtaacagggcctgtggtgacctctttaggtggttttgttgtttcaactgttagagttgttgctgctgaagcagttgtttctacaggtttggctgtggttcccttagttgttgtcgatggcacctgagtagttgtggtcacaacagatggtttagatgttacaacagttgtttctgggcttgctgttgtggcctctggtgctgaggttgtagtttgaacaacagcggtggtagaggttgtaacagggcctgtggtgacctctttaggtggttttgttgtttcaactgttagagttgttgctgctgaagcagttgtttctaccagtttggctgtggttcccttagttgttgtcgatggcacctgagtagttgtggtcacaacagatggtttagatgttacagcagttgtttctgggcttgctgttgtggcctctggtgctgaggttgtagtttgtACAACAGCAGTGGTAGAGgctgtaacagggcctgtggtgacctctttaggtggtttcgttgtttcaactgttagagttgttgctgctgaagcagttgtttctacaggtttggctgtggttcccttagttgttgtcgatggcttctgagtagttgtggtcacaacagatggtttagatgttacagcagttgtttctgggcttgctgttgtggcctctggtgctgaggttgtagtttgaacaacagcggtggtagaggttgtaacagggcctgtggtgacctctttaggtggttttgttgtttcaactgttagagttgttgctgctgaagcagttgtttctacaggtttggctgtggttcccttagttgttgtcgatggcacctgagtagttgtggtcacaacagatggtttagatgttacagcagttgtttctgggcttgctgttgtggcctctggtgctgaggttgtagtttgtacaacagcggtggtagaggctgtaacagggcctgtggtgacctctttaggtggtttcgttgtttcaactgttagagttgttgctgctgaagcagttgtttctacaggttttgctgtggttcccttagttgttgtcgatggcacctgagtagttgtggtcacaacagatggtttagatgttacagcagttgtttctgggcttgctgttgtggcctctggtgctgaggttgtagtttgaacaacagcggtggtagaggttgtaacagggcctgtggtgacctctttaggtggttttgttgtttcaactgttagagttgttgctgctgaagctgttgtttctacaggtttggctgtggttcccttagttgttgtcgatggcacctgagtagttgtggtcacaacagatggtttagatggtacaacagttgtttctgggcttgctgttgtggcctctggtgctgaggttgtagtttgaacaacagcggtTGTAGAGgctgtaacagggcctgtggtgacctctttaggtggttttgttgtttcaactgttagagttgttgctgctgaagcagttgtttctaccagtttggctgtggttcccttagttgttgtcgatggcacctgagtagttgtcgtcacaacagatggtttagatgttacagcagttgtttctgggcttgctgttgtggcctctggtgctgaggttgtagtttgtACAACAGCAGTGGTAGAGgctgtaacagggcctgtggtgacctctttaggtggtttcgttgtttcaactgttagagttgttgctgctgaagcagttgtttctacaggtttggctgtggttcccttagttgttgtcgatggcttctgagtagttgtggtcacaacagatggtttagatgttacagcagttgtttctgggcttgctgttgtggcctctggtgctgaggttgtagtttgaacaacagcggtggtagaggttgtaacagggcctgtggtgacctctttaggtggttttgttgtttcaactgttagagttgttgctgctgaagcagttgtttctacaggtttggctgtggttcccttagttgttgtcgatggcacctgagtagttgtggtcacaacagatggtttagatgttacagcagttgtttctgggcttgctgttgtggcctctggtgctgaggttgtagtttgaacaacagcggtggtagaggttgtaacagggcctgtggtgacctctttaggtggttttgttgtttcaactgttagagttgttgctgctgaagcagttgtttctacaggtttggctgtggttcccttagttgttgtcgatggcacctgagtagttgtggtcacaacagatggtttagatgttacagcagttgtttctgggcttgctgttgtggcctctggtgctgaggttgtagtttgtacaacagcggtggtagaggctgtaacagggcctgtggtgacctctttaggtggtttcgttgtttcaactgttagagttgttgctgctgaagcagttgtttctacaggtttggctgtggttcccttagttgttgtcgatggcacctgagtagttgtggtcacaacagatggtttagatgttacagcagttgtttctgggcttgctgttgtggcctctggtgctgaggttgtagtttgaacaacagcggtggtagaggttgtaacagggcctgtggtgacctctttaggtggttttgttgtttcaactgttagagttgttgctgctgaagcagttgtttctacaggtttggctgtggttcccttagttgttgtcgatggcacctgagtagttgtggtcacaacagatggtttagatgttacaacagttgtttctgggcttgctgttgtggcctctggtgctgaggttgtagtttgaacaacagcggtggtagaggttgtaacagggcctgtggtgacctctttaggtggttttgttgtttcaactgttagagttgttgctgctgaagcagttgtttctacaggtttggctgtggttcccttagttgttgtcgatggcacctgagtagttgtggtcacaacagatggtttagatgttacaacagttgtttctgggcttgctgttgtggcctctggtgctgaggttgtagtttgaacaacagcggtTGTAGAGgctgtaacagggcctgtggtgacctctttaggtggttttgttgtttcaactgttagagttgttgctgctgaagcagttgtttctacaggtttggctgtggttcccttagttgttgtcgatggcacctgagtagttgtggtcacaacagatggtttagatgttacagcagttgtttctgggcttgctgttgtggcctctggtgctgaggttgtagtttgtACAACAGCAGTGGTAGAGgctgtaacagggcctgtggtgacctctttaggtggtttcgttgtttcaactgttagagttgttgctgctgaagcagttgtttctacaggtttggctgtggttcccttagttgttgtcgatggcacctgagtagttgtggtcacaacagatggtttagatgttacagcagttgtttctgggcttgctgttgtggcctctggtgctgaggttgtagtttgaacaacagcggtggtagaggttgtaacagggcctgtggtgacctctttaggtggttttgttgtttcaactgttagagttgttgctgctgaagcagttgtttctacaggtttggctgtggttcccttagttgttgtcgatggcacctgagtagttgtggtcacaacagatggtttagatgttacaacagttgtttctgggcttgctgttgtggcctctggtgctgaggttgtagtttgaacaacagcggtTGTAGAGgctgtaacagggcctgtggtgacctctttaggtggttttgttgtttcaactgttagagttgttgctgctgaagcagttgtttctacaggtttggctgtggttcccttagttgttgtcgatggcacctgagtagttgtggtcacaacagatggtttagatgttacagcagttgtttctgggcttgctgttgtggcctctggtgctgaggttgtagtttgaacaacagcggtggtagaggctgtaacagggcctgtggtgacctctttaggtggttttgttgtttcaactgttagagttgttgctgctgaagcagttgtttctacaggtttggctgtggttcccttagttgttgtcgatggcacctgagtagttgtggtcacaacagatggtttagatgttacagcagttgtttctgggcttgctgttgtggcctctggtgctgaggttgtagtttgaacaacagcggtggtagaggttgtaacagggcctgtggtgacctctttaggtggttttgttgtttcaactgttagagttgttgctgctgaagcagttgtttctacaggtttggctgtggttcccttagttgttgtcgatggcacctgagtagttgtggtcacaacagatggtttagatgttacagcagttgtttctgggcttgctgttgtggcctctggtgctgaggttgtagtttgaacaacagcggtggtagaggttgtaacagggcctgtggtgacctctttaggtggttttgttgtttcaactgttagagttgttgctgctgaagcagttgtttctacaggtttggctgtggttcccttagttgttgtcgatggcacctgagtagttgtggtcacaacagatggtttagatgttacagcagttgtttctgggcttgctgttgtggcctctggtgctgaggttgtagtttgtacaacagcggtggtagaggctgtaacagggcctgtggtgacctctttaggtggtttcgttgtttcaactgttagagttgttgctgctgaagcagttgtttctacaggtttggctgtggttcccttagttgttgtcgatggcacctgagtagttgtggtcacaacagatggtttagatgttacagcagttgtttctgggcttgctgttgtggcctctggtgctgaggttgtagtttgaacaacagcggtggtagaggttgtaacagggcctgtggtgacctctttaggtggttttgttgtttcaactgttagagttgttgctgctgaagcagttgtttctacaggttttgctgtggttcccttagttgttgtcgatggcacctgagtagttgtggtcacaacagatggtttagatgttacagcagttgtttctgggcttgctgttgtggcctctggtgctgaggttgtagtttgaacaacagcggtggtagaggctgtaacagggcctgtggtgacctctttaggtggttttgttgtttcaactgttagagttgttgctgctgaagcagttgtttctacaggtttggctgtggttcccttagttgttgtcgatggcacctgagtagttgtggtcacaacagatggtttagatgttacagcagttgtttctgggcttgctgttgtggcctctggtgctgaggttgtagtttgaacaacagcggtggtagaggttgtaacagggcctgtggtgacctctttaggtggttttgttgtttcaactgttagagttgttgctgctgaagctgttgtttctacaggtttggctgtggttcccttagttgttgtcgatggcacctgagtagttgtggtcacaacagatggtttagatggtacaacagttgtttctgggcttgctgttgtggcctctggtgctgaggttgtagtttgaacaacagcggttgtagaggttgtaacagggcctgtggtgacctctttaggtggttttgttgtttcaactgttagagttgttgctgctgaagcagttgtttctacaggtttggctgtggttcccttagttgttgtcgatggcacctgagtagttgtggtcacaacagatggtttagatgttacagcagttgtttctgggcttgctgttgtggcctctggtgctgaggttgtagtttgaacaacagcggtTGTAGAGgctgtaacagggcctgtggtgacctctttaggtggttttgttgtttcaactgttagagttgttgctgctgaagcagttgtttctacaggtttggctgtggttcccttagttgttgtcgatggcacctgagtagttgtggtcacaacagatggtttagatgttacagcagttgtttctgggcttgctgttgtggcctctggtgctgaggttgtagtttgtACAACAGCAGTGGTAGAGgctgtaacagggcctgtggtgacctctttaggtggttttgttgtttcaactgttagagttgttgctgctgaagcagttgtttctacaggtttggctgtggttcccttagttgttgtcgatggcacctgagtagttgtggtcacaacagatggtttagatgttacagcagttgtttctgggcttgctgttgtggcctctggtgctgaggttgtagtttgaacaacagcggtggtagaggttgtaacagggcctgtggtgacctctttaggtggttttgttgtttcaactgttagagttgttgctgctgaagcagttgtttctacaggtttggctgtggttcccttagttgttgtcgatggcacctgagtagttgtggtcacaacagatggtttagatggtacaacagttgtttctgggcttgctgttgtggcctctggtgctgaggttgtagtttgaacaacagcggtTGTAGAGgctgtaacagggcctgtggtgacctctttaggtggttttgttgtttcaactgttagagttgttgctgctgaagcagttgtttctacaggtttggctgtggttcccttagttgttgtcgatggcacctgagtagttgtggtcacaacagatggtttagaaggtacaacagttgtttctgggcttgctgttgtggcctctggtgctgaggttgtagtttgaacaacagcggtggtagaggctgtaacagggcctgtggtgacctctttaggtggttttgttgtttcaactgttagagttgttgctgctgaagcagttgtttctacaggtttggctgtggttcccttagttgttgtcgatggcacctgagtagttgtggtcacaacagatggtttagatgttacagcagttgtttctgggcttgctgttgtggcctctggtgctgaggttgtagtttgaacaacagcggtggtagaggctgtaacagggcctgtggtgacctctttaggtggttttgttgtttcaactgttagagttgttgctgctgaagcagttgtttctacaggtttggctgtggttcccttagttgttgtcgatggcacctgagtagttgtggtcacaacagatggtttagatgttacagcagttgtttctgggcttgctgttgtggcctctggtgctgaggttgtagtttgaacaacagcggtggtagaggctgtaacagggcctgtggtgacctctttaggtggttttgttgtttcaactgttagagtagttgctgctgaagcagttgtttctacaggtttggctgtggttcccttagttgttgtcgatggcacctgagtagttgtggtcacaacagatggtttagatgttacagcagttgtttctgggcttgctgttgtggcctctggtgctgaggttgtagtttgaacaacagcagtggtagaggttgtaacagggcctgtggtgacctctttaggtggttttgttgtttcaactgttagagttgttgctgctgaagcagttgtttctacaggtttggctgtggttcccttagttgttgtcgatggcacctgagtagttgtggtcacaacagatggtttagatgttacagcagttgtttctgggcttgctgttgtggcctctggtgctgaggttgtagtttgaacaacagcggtggtagaggctgtaacagggcctgtggtgacctctttaggtggttttgttgtttcaactgttagagtagttgctgctgaagcagttgtttctacaggtttggctgtggttcccttagttgttgtcgatggcacctgagtagttgtggtcacaacagatggtttagatgttacagcagttgtttctgggcttgctgttgtggcctctggtgctgaggttgtagtttgaacaacagcagtggtagaggttgtaacagggcctgtggtgacctcttgaggtggttttgttgtttcaactgttagagttgttgccgctgaagcagttgtttctataggtttggctgtggttcccttagttgttgtcgatggcacctgagtagttgtggtcacaacagatggtttagatgttacaacagttgtttctgggcttgctgttgtggcctctggtgctgaggttgtagtttgaacaacagcggtggtagaggttgtaacagggcctgtggtgacctctttaggtggttttgttgtttcaactgttagagttgttgccgctgaagcagttgtttctacaggtttggctgtggttcccttagttgttgttgatggcacctgagtagttgtggtcacaacagatggtttagatgttacagcagttgtttctgggcttgctgttgtggcctctggtgctgaggttgtagtttgaacaacagcggtggtagaggctgtaacagggcctgtggtgacctctttaggtggttttgttgtttcaactgttagagttgttgctgctgaagcagttgttcctacaggtttggctgtggttcccttagttgttgtcgatggcacctgagtagttgtggtcacaacagatggtttagatgttacagcagttgtttctgggcttgctgttgtggcttCTGGTGCTGATGTTGTATTTTGAACAACAGCGgtggtagaggttgtaacagggcctgtggtgacctctttaggtggttttgttgtttcaactgttagagttgttgctgctgaagcagttgtttctacaggtttggctgtggttcccttagttgttgtcgatggcacctgagtagttgtggtcacaacagatggtttagatgttacagttgttgtttcTGGGATAGGTGTGTTGACAGATGTGTACACATTTGTGGTGCCTGGAAGTGTCTGTGTTATTGGTGCAATAGACGTTGTAGCTTCAGCTGTAGACATTGTAGTACCACTTGAAGCCACGGTAGTTGTTTTTAGAACAGAAGGTTTTGTAATTGCAGTTGTAGTTTGGGTCTCTCCCGTAACTACACCAGATGTTGTTTCTGGGGTCACTGTTGTGacctctggtgctgaggttgtagtctCAACAATGGCTTTGGTAGAggttgtttctacaggtttggctgtggttccctttgttgttgttgacggCACATGAGTAGTggtggtcacaacagatggtttagatgttacaacAGTTGTTCCTGGGCTCGTTGTTGTGACttctggtgctgaggttgtagtctCAACAATGGCTGTTGggttaaaaagttaaaagttaaaaagtcttatattaattaaaaaaaggtacTCTTCTTTgtgttaatttcatttttttaatcagtacTCGATACAAAAAGGGGAGTTCGTGAATAAGTTGTTCAGCTTTTCCCACCTGAAGTTGTCGTTCCAACAGTGCTGAATGTAAATGGGGTTGTTGTCGGGGCAGGTGTGGTGATAGTCAAGCAGGGAGTCACCGTCCTGATTACTGTCCCATTGGCTCCACATTCAGCTGTCATGCAGTTTCCTAGACCATCCGTTGTGTTGTAAATGGTTTCCCCATATTTGAAGGTCTTTTCATTGATGTAACAATTGCAAGCTGCAGAAAgatattataatttttttccaTATTGTCACTGTAAcgaaattataaaataaataaagagacatATATGTACTTACACGTCACATTGTAGCTGCAACTTACTCCACTGACTGTACAGGAGCTTTGAAAGATGCGAGAATGATATTGTGATCAAGTTATGAGTCTGTAGTATTTCATTAATgcgcacacagaaaaaaatcaaatgaaataaatgcaatcAAGTAATGAATGAGGTCCCAATTGTTACTAGAATGTATATAACAAACATTAggcagatagatagatggatagatcatgtgtgctcatgtgtggACAGCTGTGTCCTTtttgaaatgggaaaaaaagtgctttttgcCCACCCATCATGGTTCTCACTACGTATATATTTCCAGCCTTGCTACTGGACTAGAGCCTGCAAGATGATGTATGCCATTTTACTTTCTGCTGCCATATTAAGTGCTTCCCCTGAAGAGATGCTGTTGGTGGAGGCAGTTGTGTCTTGTTTCCCCACATTCTTATACTTCAACTCACCAAAAATGCATTGTAAGGAAACAACAGAACTTGATTAAAGATAGGTAGGACAGAAGCTTTACAATTCTCCAGCTTT includes:
- the LOC119018043 gene encoding mucin-2-like; protein product: MVQLSPMMQVFISAHPSVKGTTSGLCGNFNNIMSDDFKAMSGLVEGTAGVFANSWKTRANCPDIQTQFGHPCSQGISRESYANYWCSKLTDPKGAFAPCHSVISPSAYRDSCMYDSCNCDKSEDCMCAAVSSYVYACSEAGIQISGWRGTICGKFLESCPEGTVYDYDMTSCNRTCRSLSQVDYSCQTTFPKVDGCGCAQGTYMNEAGKCVPSESCPCYDKDTIIPAGQAISKDGATCICRQGALSCSGGTKPSSPSCMAPMVYFDCSTAQPGTTGTECQKSCSTLDMTCISTGCTSGCMCPAGLVSNGAGGCINETSCPCLHNGKVYQPGQTLTVECNTCYCRDRKFTCTTNVCDAVCGIYGDGHYITFDDKRFDFNGLCEYTLLQDYCGNKQGNNSFRIITENVPCGTTGTTCSKTIKIYLGDNEFHLRDEKFGVVKGSMKVLPSQIHKMGIYLVVVIKPGLVLMWDQKTSLFIKLSPQYQGQVCGLCGNYDGNSKNDFTTRSQETVADVLEFGNSWRVSSTCPNAQLIADPCASNRYRAAWSQKQCSIITSATFQSCHSQVDPGPYFDSCVRDSCACNTGGDCECLCNAVAAYAKACNEAGTCVKWRTPKLCPIFCDYYNSPGGCEWHYKPCGANCMKTCRNPSGNCSNLITALEGCYPQCPSDQPYFNEDTMKCVPRNQCGCYDDKGTQYSIGDKVPSNNCYDCSCTVSGVSCSYNVTSCNCYINEKTFKYGETIYNTTDGLGNCMTAECGANGTVIRTVTPCLTITTPAPTTTPFTFSTVPSTTTKGTTAKPVETTASAATTLTVETTKPPKEVTTGPVTTSTTAVVQNTTSAPEATTASPETTAVTSKPSVVTTTTQVPSTTTKGTTAKPVGTTASAATTLTVETTKPPKEVTTGPVTASTTAVVQTTTSAPEATTASPETTAVTSKPSVVTTTTQVPSTTTKGTTAKPVETTASAATTLTVETTKPPKEVTTGPVTTSTTAVVQTTTSAPEATTASPETTVVTSKPSVVTTTTQVPSTTTKGTTAKPIETTASAATTLTVETTKPPQEVTTGPVTTSTTAVVQTTTSAPEATTASPETTAVTSKPSVVTTTTQVPSTTTKGTTAKPVETTASAATTLTVETTKPPKEVTTGPVTASTTAVVQTTTSAPEATTASPETTAVTSKPSVVTTTTQVPSTTTKGTTAKPVETTASAATTLTVETTKPPKEVTTGPVTTSTTAVVQTTTSAPEATTASPETTAVTSKPSVVTTTTQVPSTTTKGTTAKPVETTASAATTLTVETTKPPKEVTTGPVTASTTAVVQTTTSAPEATTASPETTAVTSKPSVVTTTTQVPSTTTKGTTAKPVETTASAATTLTVETTKPPKEVTTGPVTASTTAVVQTTTSAPEATTASPETTAVTSKPSVVTTTTQVPSTTTKGTTAKPVETTASAATTLTVETTKPPKEVTTGPVTASTTAVVQTTTSAPATTAVVQTTTSAPEATTASPETTVVPSKPSVVTTTTQVPSTTTKGTTAKPVETTASAATTLTVETTKPPKEVTTGPVTTSTTAVVQTTTSAPATTAVVQTTTSAPEATTASPETTAVTSKPSVVTTTTQVPSTTTKGTTAKPVETTASAATTLTVETTKPPKEVTTGPVTASTTAVVQTTTSAPEATTASPETTAVTSKPSVVTTTTQVPSTTTKGTTAKPVETTASAATTLTVETTKPPKEVTTGPVTTSTTAVVQTTTSAPEATTASPETTVVPSKPSVVTTTTQVPSTTTKGTTAKPVETTASAATTLTVETTKPPKEVTTGPVTTSTTAVVQTTTSAPEATTASPETTAVTSKPSVVTTTTQVPSTTTKGTTAKPVETTASAATTLTVETTKPPKEVTTGPVTASTTAVVQTTTSAPEATTASPETTAVTSKPSVVTTTTQVPSTTTKGTTAKPVETTASAATTLTVETTKPPKEVTTGPVTTSTTAVVQTTTSAPEATTASPETTAVTSKPSVVTTTTQVPSTTTKGTTAKPVETTASAATTLTVETTKPPKEVTTGPVTASTTAVVQTTTSAPEATTASPETTAVTSKPSVVTTTTQVPSTTTKGTTAKPVETTASAATTLTVETTKPPKEVTTGPVTTSTTAVVQTTTSAPEATTASPETTAVTSKPSVVTTTTQVPSTTTKGTTAKPVETTASAATTLTVETTKPPKEVTTGPVTTSTTAVVQTTTSAPEATTASPETTAVTSKPSVVTTTTQVPSTTTKGTTAKPVETTASAATTLTVETTKPPKEVTTGPVTASTTAVVQTTTSAPEATTASPETTAVTSKPSVVTTTTQVPSTTTKGTTAKPVETTASAATTLTVETTKPPKEVTTGPVTASTTAVVQTTTSAPEATTASPETTVVTSKPSVVTTTTQVPSTTTKGTTAKPVETTASAATTLTVETTKPPKEVTTGPVTTSTTAVVQTTTSAPEATTASPETTAVTSKPSVVTTTTQVPSTTTKGTTAKPVETTASAATTLTVETTKPPKEVTTGPVTASTTAVVQTTTSAPEATTASPETTAVTSKPSVVTTTTQVPSTTTKGTTAKPVETTASAATTLTVETTKPPKEVTTGPVTASTTAVVQTTTSAPEATTASPETTVVTSKPSVVTTTTQVPSTTTKGTTAKPVETTASAATTLTVETTKPPKEVTTGPVTTSTTAVVQTTTSAPEATTASPETTVVTSKPSVVTTTTQVPSTTTKGTTAKPVETTASAATTLTVETTKPPKEVTTGPVTTSTTAVVQTTTSAPEATTASPETTAVTSKPSVVTTTTQVPSTTTKGTTAKPVETTASAATTLTVETTKPPKEVTTGPVTASTTAVVQTTTSAPEATTASPETTAVTSKPSVVTTTTQVPSTTTKGTTAKPVETTASAATTLTVETTKPPKEVTTGPVTTSTTAVVQTTTSAPEATTASPETTAVTSKPSVVTTTTQVPSTTTKGTTAKPVETTASAATTLTVETTKPPKEVTTGPVTTSTTAPSTTTKGTTAKPVETTASAATTLTVETTKPPKEVTTGPVTASTTAVVQTTTSAPEATTASPETTAVTSKPTLSGTTSAHTTGATPPGPSTTTVVSTSFFTTNTTSCVCSANGTSFLPGEMVYNVSDGHGWCYSGYCNASCKVDARPYPCPTTPTPRTTSATLSNSVPLITTVPTSAPTPSITPSTTTLDCNNVDPPRKNGESWKVSNCTMATCTNGKIVQTPKPCPTVSQPICANGNNAVKIYDNDGCCFRYECECTCSLVGRTHYITFDGKSYTFNKNCSYYLVKEIITKYNLTIMVNSDCSSSETAVCPQVFTVIYQSYTVAFSQLKTSEGYVNMVHVNQKRIYPAYSNSVLRLTGTDIVTTLVIPEINTTVVYSSGSISIDLPYSLFNGNTEGQCGTCDNSQTNDCRSPNGQVESCSDSAGQWLVPGTTCVTTTKPPSTTTTATTTRSPTTQPPCKPAICDLLTSSVFQPCHSVISPGPFVDSCVSDNCKGGNNTCSSLEAYASQCSNKGICIDWRNATNGLCEHKCPSNKVYKACGPSVEPTCDDRYNKLFQANQKGSTNDTKEGCFCREGTTLFNTVYDTCVTSCGCVGPDGKPKQPGDKWTSNCKTCMCDKDSMSVQCEPVQCPSIENPTCGEPGQQLVNKTDGCCSTQSCECNTNLCPMPPTCNLGFKLNITNGTCCQSYTCVPKGVCVYENTEYMPNTKIPTQKTSELPVEPPLTPSGATSAPSGATSAPSGATSAPPAGGSSIPGPCQECYCGPKMDPITKLNIIICKPIVCNKNCSEGYEYQTVTGECCGKCVQKSCIVTTADHKSHIIEVNKTLIAPNDTCVTYTCENINGQLVTKETRMTCPPFNPLNCEPGTETTEANGCCKTCKLRSMCEVQSTQTVITVNGCSSQPVNMTSCAGHCGSSSIYSVEANKMMHQCECCQEATTSQKQVELTCADGSKVQQSYMVVETCRCNKAECVAGTTPKPQRRRRR